One Burkholderia sp. WP9 genomic window, TGCTCAACACTGCCCGCGCGCTTTGCGTCCGGGAAGCGTCAACGGCCGCAGCTTGGCTCGAAAGCCGGCTCAGCGAGCGGCCCGCCCGGGGACTGCGAGACAGAATTCGTGCAAGGAAGGGACGGATTTGATCAAGGCAAAAAACGGTTTGGAGCATGGGGACAGAAGATCGGACGGACGGGGACGTAAAACCCTATTATCCGCTCCCGGCGCGGCTCCTGCCGTGCCGCCGGAATGGGGCTACAATAGCGACGCTGTCGCGCCGCCTCCAGCACAGGGCCGTAAGCCCGAAGCGACGCACTGTTCCGCGCGTTCCGCGCGACTCTCGAGGTTCCGTTCATGAGTTCCACTCCGACCACCGCATCGCGGCGCGCGAATCCGCTTCGCTACCTCATCATTGCCGCCGTGGCCCTTGCGATCGCCGTCGCCGGTTATTTCGCCTTTGCCGGCCAGCAGCGTGTGCCCGATGCGACCTTCACGTTGCTGTCCGGCCAGAAAGTCTCGACTGCCGACCTGAAAGGCAAGGTCTACCTCGTCAACTTCTGGGCGACGAGCTGCGATACCTGCATGAAGGAAATGCCGCAGATGGTCCAGACGTATAACCGCTTCAAGGACCAGGGCCTCGAATTCGTCGCCGTGGCGATGAACTACGACGCGCCCATGTACGTGGCCAACTACACGCAAACCCGCCAGTTGCCGTTCAAGGTTGCCATGGACGACGGCTCGGCCGCCAAGCAGTTCGGCAACGTCCAGCTCACGCCGACCACTTTCCTGATCGACAAGGACGGCCGGATTCTCAAGCGCTATGTCGGCGAGCCGCAATTCGCGGAACTCGACCAGCTGCTGGAAAAGGCGCTGAAACCGGCCTGAACGCGCGGCGTCGCCCGACCGGATTCATACTGATTCAAACACGCCGGCGTCGCACTTCGACGCCGGCGTTTTCATATCCTCACCGCTCCGCTTCCCCTTTGGCCGCGAGGCCATATCGCTTGATTTTCTCGTAGAGCGTGGCTTTGCCGAGCTGCAGCTTGTCTGCCGCGACCGCGACCGCGCCGCCGGCCTGCTCCAGCGCCTCCGCGATCACCGCCCGCTCGAATTGTTCGACGCGCTCTTTCAAAGGCTGCGTGGCCGCGCCGTCGTCGCCGAAAGACATGACGGGATCGTCGGCGACGCCGAGCACGAAGCGGTCGGCGGCATTGCGCAGCTCCCGCACGTTGCCCGGCCAGTCACGCTGCATCAGGCCGGCGCGTTGACGATCGGTGAGGATCGGCGCGGGACGCTGATAACGCACCGCCGCGTCCAGCAGGAAGTGTTCGAAGAGCGGCACGATGTCCTCGCGCCGCTCGCCGAGCGGCGGCAGTGCGATCGTCACCACATTCAGCCGGTACAGCAGATCGCGCCGGAACGAGCCGTCCGCGACGTGCTCGGCCATGTCGCCCTTGGCGGCGGCGACCACGCGGCAATTCACGCGGATCGGCTGATTCGAGCCGAGCCGTTCCAGCACGCCGTCCTGTAGCACGCGCAGCAGCTTGACCTGCAACGCGAGCGGCATGCTTTCGATTTCATCCAGAAACAGCGTGCCGCCCGACGCATGCTCGAGCTTGCCGATGCGCCGTTTCGCAGCGCCCGTGAAAGCGCCCGGCTCGTAGCCGAACATTTCCGACTCAAACATTGGCTCCGGCAGTGCGCCACAATTCACCGCGATAAACGGCTTGTCACGCCGCGGCGACAGTTCATGCAGGCTGCGCGCGATCAGCTCCTTGCCCGCGCCGGTGTCGCCGTTGATCAGCACGGAGGCATCCGTCGGCGCGATATTGGCGATTAGCCGCCGCACCTGTTCGATAGCCGGACTTCTGCCGATAATCCGCGGCGCCACCGAGTTCTGCTCCGCCAGTTCGCGGCGCAACGCGAGATTCTCCAGCACCAGCTTGCGGCGCTCCAACGCGCGCCGCACGGTTTCGATCAGACGTTCGGACGCGAACGGCTTTTCGATGAAGTCATACGCGCCGTCGCGCATGGCCTGAACGGCCATTGAAATGTCGCCGTGACCCGTCACCAGAATCACCGGCACATCGGGCGCGCGCTCGTGGCATTGCGCAAGCAGTTCGAGGCCGCTTGCGCCCGGCAAGCGAATATCGCTGACGATCACGCCGGAGAAGTCCGCGCCGATCATCTTCGCCGCGGACTCCGCCGACGCATGGCCGATCACGTCGAAGCCCGCCAGTTGCAGACTCTGCACGCTGGCGCGCCGCACCAGTTCGTCATCTTCGATATACAGCACTTGCAGGCCGTGGTTCAGCATGGCGTTTTCCGTGTGATTCAGGAGCCCGTTGTCAGCGGGTCCGGTGTGTGGCTCGTCTGCACGCGCGCGCGGCGCAGCGTCAACACGAATAATGCACCGCCGTGCGGCGCGTTGCGCGCCACCAGCGAGCCACCGCAGTCGCGCGCGATAGACGACGATATCGCGAGGCCAAGCCCCAAACCCTGGCCCATTTCTTTGGTGGTGAAGAACGGCTCGAACAGCCGCGGCAGAACATCCTCGGCAATGCCGGGGCCGTTGTCGCTCACGGCGAACGACAGATTCGCATCGGCGACTTCGATCTCGATCGAAATGCGCGGCGCGCTGATGTCGGCCGTCGCATCGAGGGCGTTGCCGAGCAGGTTGATCAGCACCTGTTCGAGCCGCAAATCGTCGCAATGCGCAATCAGTTCCGGATGGTCGTCGGCGAGACTCAGCGGCGTGCGCGTGCCGCTTTGCGCGTCGAGCAGAGCGAACTCCACCTCGACGCCTGCCAGGCGCTTCTGCAACAGCGCGACCACGTTGCGCAACGCCCGCATGATCGGCGCTCGCGCACTGCGCGGCCGCGCGCGTCCGACGAACAGCTTCAATTGGTTGGTGATCTTGCCCATGCGCTCCGTGAGCGCCGCGATCGCTTCGAGATTTTCGCGCGCCGACGCCTGGTCGCCGCGTTCGAGCAGCACTCGCGTGTTGTCCGAGAAACCGCGCAACGCGGCGAGCGGCTGGTTCAGCTCATGCGTGATGCCGGCGGCCATCTGACCGAGCGCGGCAAGCTTGCTCGCCTGAATCAGTTCGTCGTGCGCCGCGCGCAATTCCTGTTCGGCGCGGGTTCGTTCGGCCACTTCCTTTTGCAACTGTTCGTTCGCCTCTGAGAGATCCGCCGTGCGCTCGGCGACCCGCCGGTTCAATTCCGCGTAGGCTTTTTGCAGCAGCGCCCGGCTGCGCATCACTTCGCGCACGCGAGCCCGGCGCATTCTCCAGTAGAACGCCAGCAACACGAGCGACACGTAGCCGAAGCCGGTGACGATGGTCGCCTTGCGCGCGTCGGCGTCGACCGGATCGACGGGCGACATGGTGATCAGATGCCAGTCCGGCTCGCCCATGCCGCGGCGCGACGCGAGATAGCGCGGTGCATAGCGGCCGCCGCCGATGCGCACGATCTGCGCGTTGCCTTCGAGCGTGCGTTCGATCGTCACCGGCAGCGGCGCGATCGGCTGCTGCGCGTATTGACGCGCCTGGTAGATCGAATCCGCGACCGGCCCCGACAGCGGCCGGATCGTGTGGTATTTCCACGCCGGCATCGACGACAGGAAAATCACGCCGTGGTCGTCGGTCACGACAAGCGGCTCGGACGCATCCGCGCCCTGAAACCATTCGAGATCGAGTTTGACGACCGCCGCGCCGACGATCTTGCCGTCGCGCCGCACCGGCTGAGAGATGTAATAACCCGGCGCTTGCGAGATCGTGCCGATGCCGAAGAAGCGGCCCACGCCGCCTTTCACCGCGTCGAGAAAATACGGCCGGAACTGATAGCCGGCGCCAATGAAACTGCCCGGCCCGCGCCAGTTGCTCGCCGCGACGCAAAAGCCGTCGAGTGGAATGATGTAGGTGACCGTGGCGCGCGCGTGGCGGTTCAGGTCTTCGAGATAAAGATTGGCGCGCGCAACATTGGCCGCACTGGGATTGACCAGCACGTCCTGCACGATCGGATGTTCCGCGAGCAGATAAGGTAGCGATTCGTAGCGTTCGAGCGTGCTCTTCAGCGCGCTGGTCGTACGGTCGACCCGCACTGAGGCGTTGCGCCGCAAATGGTCGATGCCGCTTTGCCAAGCGATGCTGTACGTGAGCCCGCATGCTGCGACGAGCCCGGCGACGAGCGCGAAGAGGATCAGCAGGCGTCGCGTCACGTTGGCAATATCCGATCGGTAAGGATCGTTTATTGTGGCATAAGGCGACGCGTCGCCGGCGTCAGCCTCGTCGGCCGACGAGGCGGGGGTTTGGCGCGCGGACACCGGTTTCATACGCTGGTGTCCGCGGCTGTGAGGATGACGTTAAAAGGCGTTGCCGATGCGCGGCTCAGACGCCGGCCGGCTCTTTGATCGCCACGTCGCCACGCAAGGCGGCGTTCAGCTTGTTGCGATCCAGTTCCTTTTCCCATGCCGACACGACCACCGTCGCCACGCCGTTGCCGACAATGTTCGTCAGCGCGCGGCATTCGCTCATGAAGCGGTCGATACCGAGAATCAGCACCATGCCCGACAGCGGAATGGTCGGCACCACCGCAAGCGTCGCGGCCAGCGTGATGAAGCCCGCGCCCGTCACGCCGCTCGCGCCCTTCGAGGTGAGCATGGTCACCGCCAGCAGCGTGAGCTGCTGCGTCCAGGTGAGGTCGGTGTTAGTGGCTTGCGCGATGAACAGCACGGCCATCGTCATGTAGATGTTGGTGCCGTCGAGGTTGAACGAATAACCGGTCGGCACCACGAGGCCCACCACCGAGCGCGAGCAGCCGAGCTTTTCGAGCTTCAGCATGAGTTGCGGCAGCGCGGCTTCGGACGAGCTCGTGCCGAGCACGATCAGCATCTCTTCCTTGATGTACGCAACGAAGCGCAGGATGTTGAAACCCACCGCACGCGCAATGATGCCGAGCACGACCACCACGAACACGATCGAGGTCAGATAGAACGTGCCGATCAGCTTGAGCATCGGCAGCAACGAGCCGATACCGTACTTGCCGATCGTGAACGCCATTGCGCCGAACGCGCCGATCGGCGCCAGCTTCGTGATGATGCGCACAATGCCGAACAGCACATGCGAGAGCCCGTCGATGAAGCTCGTTACGACCTTGCCTTTCTCACCGGCGGTCGCGAGCACCGCGCCGAACAGCAGCGCGATCAGCAGGATCTGCAGGATTTCACCCTGCGCGAACGCTGACACGAGCGTGTCCGGAATGAGGTGCATCAGGAAGTCGACCGTGGTCTGCCCGTGCGCTTTCGCGGCATACGAGGCGACCGCCTTGCCGTCGAGCGTGGCCGGGTCGATGTTGAAGCCGACGCCCGGTTTGAGCACGTGCGTGGCAATCAGGCCGAGCACCAGTGCGAAGGTCGAGACGATTTCGAAGTACAGCAACGCCTTGCCGCCGACGCGCCCAACCTTCTTCATGTCCTCCATGCCGGCGATACCCGTCACCACCGTACAGAAGATGATCGGTCCGATCACCATCTTGATCAGCTTGATGAAGCCGTCGCCGAGCGGCTTCATGTCGACGGCGAGATTCGGATAGAAATGTCCGAGCGCGATACCTATAAGGATCGCCACGATCACCTGGACGTACAGTACTTTGTGGATAGGTTTCTTCACGATGGTTCCTGCGATGTGGATGAGCTCAATGGCCTGCCACGCTGCGCATCATGCGAACGAATAGTCGTCACGCCTGTGCACGGCATTAGGCCGCGACAAGGGACGAATTCAGAAATACCGGGAAGGGAAATCGGACATCGTTGTCTCCTTGCTTTAGTTGTCGGACCGTTGCGGCCGCGATATCTATTTCGCAAGGTCGATGCCAGCTCGAAGCCGGGCTCGGCGCGTTGATTTCTATGGGTTTTTTGGCGCCACACAGGATGCGCCGTCCGGGATTCCGGAAATCCGGACGAGGGGTGTCGGGGAATCCGGAATCGAACGCGGCGGCGGCTACGGGATAACCCGTAAGGCTTTCTACGACGACGCGCGCTGGCCAGAAGCCTGCGCGCCGTCCAACGTGCGGCCTCTAAACCGCGCCCTCTTCCAACACCAGCAGATTCTCGTGCGAGAACCCCAGCGACACGGGCTGCCCGCGTTCAGGCAAACCGCGATTCGGGTCGTTGAACACGTCGAGAGAAATCACGGCGTCTTTCACGCGCGTTCTGATGCGCACCACCGCGCCGAGGAAATTGACTTCTTCGACGGTCGCGTTCAACGTGTTGCGTCCAGGCGCGGCCGGCTCCAGCACGATGGCCTCGGGACGCAGCGCGAGCAAACGCTTCTTGCCCGCATCGGCCGACGGCAACTCCTGCGTGGTGATCAACTCCTGACCGTCCACCACCATCTTGCCGGTCGCCGGATCGACCACATGTCCGGCCAGAATGTTCAGCGTGCCGACGAACGACGCGACAAAGCGGGTGCGCGGATAGTTATAGATTTCGGACGGCGTACCGATCTGCTCGACGCGGCCTTCGTTCATCACGACGATACGATCGGAAATGGACAGCGCTTCTTCCTGATCGTGGGTGACGAAAATCGACGTGATACCCAACTCGCGCTGCAACGCGCGAATATCCTGGCGCAACGAAATGCGGATCTTGGCATCCAGCGCGGAAAGCGGTTCGTCGAGCAGCAACACTTGCGGCTTGCCGGCAAGCGCCCGCGCGAGCGCCACGCGTTGCTGCTGGCCACCCGACAATTGCCACGGATAACGGCCGCCCAGGTGCGGCAGCTTGATCAGTTGCAGCATCTCGTCGACGCGCTGATTGATCTCCGCCTGCGGCCGATGCGTAATCTTCAGCCCAAAGCCGATGTTCTCGGCCACCGTCATGTTCGGAAACAGCGCATACGACTGGAACACCATGCCGACCTTGCGTTGCCGCGTGCGAAGGTGCGTGACGTCCTTGTTGTCCAGCCGGATGATGCCGCGCGTGGGCGTTTCGAAGCCGGCGATCATGCGCAGCACCGTCGTCTTGCCGCAGCCGGACGGCCCGAGGAAAGTGATGAACTCGCCCCGTTCGATCTTCATATCGAAGTGATGCAGCGCCGTGTTCGCCCCGAAGGACTTATGCAGATTTTCGATTTCCAGGAATGCCATGATTCGCTGCCCCAGTCCGTCAAACTCATTGGATCAAACTTATCGGCCAAACTCGTTGGTCACACTTTCTGGCCGCTCATGGCGCGGGCCGAGCCGAACACCTGTATCAAACCCATCGACGCCCACGTGATCACGAACGCGATGATCGCGAGCGCCGAGGGTTCATACGCGCGGTTCGCGCCGATCAATTGCAGATACGGGCCGAACGCGGGACGGTCCAGCAGACTCGCCAGTGTGAACTCGCCGATCACCACCGCAAAGGTGAGAAACGCGCCGGACAGAATGCCCGAGCGGATATTCGGGAAGATCACTTTGAAGAGAATGGTCGGCCAGTTCGCGCCGAGACACTCGGCCGCCTCGGTGAGCGAGCGCACGTCGACCGCGCGCAGGCCGGCGTCGACGGCGCGGTACATGTACGGCAGCGAGAGCGTGACGTAGCCAAACACCAGCAATAGATCCGTGGCGCGCTCATTGCCGGTGAGCGGCAGAATCGAACTGCTGTTATAGATGCGCAGATAACCGAATACGATCACGATGGCCGGCACGACCAACGGCAACAGCGTGATGAATTCGACGACCGGCCGCAGCTTCGGCAAGCGCAACTGCACCCAGTAAGCCGTCGGCACCACCAGCAGCACGCCGACCACGATCGTCAGCAGCGCCATCAGAATCGAGTAGCCGAACGAGGCCTGAAAGCGCGGATCGCCGAGTACGACGCTATACGCTTCGAAACTGTAGGTGCCGCGCTTCATGCGCAGGCTGAATTCGAACGTCGCGATCAAGGGAATGAGAAAGTACAGCGAACCGACGATCATCGCGGTCCACGCACCCACGCGCGATTGGCTTTTCATCGACGCCCCCTTTCAGCGCGCGAGCGCAGCCAGATGTAGCCGCCATTCGACAGACCGGTGACGAGCACCATGCCGAGCGCGAGTGCATAACCGAGATTCTGGTTATGCATGACGTCGCCGCGAATCTGCGCATACAGCAGGATCGTGACGATGTTCAGCGAACTGCCGGTCAGCGCATAAGCCGTGGCGACCGCACCGAACGAATTGGCGAACAGCAGCAGCGCGGCGCCGAGCACGCTCGGCCACAGCACCGGCAGCGCGACGTAGCGCCAGTATTGATACGAGGTCCCGCCGAGGCAGTCGCAGGCCTCGCGCCACTCGCGCTTCAGACCGTCGAGCGCGGGCGTGACGATCAGCACCATCAAGGGAATCTGGAAATACAGATAGGTCAGCGTCAGCCCGGAAAAGCTCAGGATGCTGAAACCCGTCGAGTACAGATTGAAGCCGAGGTATTTCTTCAGCAATACGGTGACGAGCCCGACGCGTCCCAACGTGCAGATGAAAGCGAATGCGAGCGGCACGCCGGCAAAGTTCGACGCGACGCCGGAAAACGTCATCAGGGTCGGGCGAATCCAGCCGGGCAGCTTGCCCTGCACCGCCGCCCATGCGAGCAGCGAGCCGATCACCGCGCCGCCGAGCGACGAGGCCGCGCTCACCTTGAAGCTGATCCAGTACGCGTCCAGCACGGTCGGCTGGAGCAGGTCGCGAAAGTTGGCGAGCGTGAAGTGGCCTTGCGAATCCTGAAACGCGCCGACCATCAGGAAGCCGGTCGGCAGAATCAGGAACAGCAGCGCAAAAGTAAAAAACGGCACCACGCCGATCCAGGCGAGGAACTGCGACGCGCGGCCCGGACCGTCGACGCGAGGCGTTGGGGTGGGTACAGGCGGAACCAGCAATTCCGGCTGCACCGATCCAGCATCCGATGAAGCGCTCATAGCTCACCCTTGGGGCAATCTGGCAAACGCACCAGGCACGCCGCGCTCATGACGAAGAGCGGCGCGCCGGAGCGGCAAAACTTCACGCTACTGTTCGGCGTCGCGGCGCGCGTGTTCCCCTGCGGCCGCGACATCCACTACGCCGCTTACTTGACGTTCGCGCCGACCGTTTCGTCCCAGTGCTTCGTAATGGTTTCCTTGTACGCGTCCTGTTGCGAGAGCGTCGGGAACACGACGTTCTTGTACGACGAAGGCGGCGGCAGCTTGTCCAGCAATGCCTGCGGCACTTTCTTGCCGGTCACCAGTTCGTTGTAGCGCATCGGATGGCAGTAGCCCTTCAGCCAGCCAATCTGACCTTCGTCCGAGTACAGATATTCCATCCACAACTTGGCTGCGTTCGGATGCGGCGCATACGCGCTGATCGCCTGAACGTACACACCCGCGACCACGCCCGTTTTCGGAATCACCACCTGCACCTTCGGGTTGCCCTTCAGCGTGTCGCGATCGGCCAGCGCGTTGTAATCCCAACGCACGACGATCGGCGTGGTGCCTTGCGCGAGCGATGCGGCCTTGCCGATCACCGGCACGAAGTTGCCGTTCTTGTTCAGGTTGGCGAAATAAGTGAGGCCAGCCTGTCCGGCTTTGCTCGCATCGCCCTTGCTTTGCGAGAGGCCCGCGGCATAGACGGCCTGGATTGCCTGATTGGCCGAGCGCGGATCGCCCGCCAGCGAGACGGCGTTCTTGTACTCCGGCTTGAGCAGATCGCTCCAGTCGGACGGCGCCTTGTCGATCATGTCGGCGTTCACTTCAAACGACAGCACGCCGTAGTAATCGCCATACCAATAGCCGTCGGCGTCTTTCGACTCTTTCGGGATCGAGTTCCACGAGGCGACCTTGTACGGCTGCAGCAACCCTTCGGCCTTCGCGGACGGACCGAACGAGAGGCCCACGTCGATCACGTCGGGCGCTTGCGGGCCCTTGTTGCCCTTGTTCGCCTTGATGGCTTCGACTTCGTCGCCCGAACCCGCATCCGGATTCAGTTCGTTGATCTTAATGCCGTACTTCTTCTGAAAGCCGGCGACCAGTTCACCGTAGTTGCACCAATCGTGGGGCAACGCGATCACGGTGAGTTGGCCTTCCTGCTTGGCGGCGGCGATCAGTGCATCGAGCGGCGCGGCCGAAGCGCTGCTGCTGACGCCGGCGGCGGTGACACCCGCAACGGCCGACATCGAGAGTATGCGAGCTAACGCGGTGCGGTTCATAGTCTTCCCCATCCTCTGCCGAAATTGCTACGTTTGGAAAATTTCTATTTCGAGCCTCAGGACGCGCCCGTGCACCCTTGCACTTGCGCGGCCTCGCCATGTTCAGGCCGGGTTGGCCGGCATGGAGAACATGTCGTGTCGCAGTGTATCGATGCGATCTGTACAAATCATGTCGACGCCCCATTGCGCGAGCAGTTGCGCGCGCGCCGGATCGTTGACGGTGTAGGCGAGCACGCGCAGGCCGGCGGCATGAATCTCCTCGATCAGCGGCTCGGTCAGGTACCGGTGGTTCGCGTGAAAGGACACGCAGTCGAGTTCGCGCACCACGCGCAGCCAGTCCGCCGGCACCTCGTCGAACAGCATGCCGCGTTGCAATGACGGCGCCGCGTCACGCGCGGCGGCGAGCGCCTCGAATGAAAACGACGAGAGCAACGGCGGCGTCTGGCCTTGCCATAGTGTCAGCGCGCCGCTTGCGACCAGAGTCCCGGTGATCTCGTCACGGCCGGGGCACGGTTTGATTTCGATGTTGGCGGCAATGCCGTCGCGCGCACAGCGCCCCGCCGCCTCGGCGAGCGTCGGCAAACGCGTGCCGGCGAATTGCGGCCCGTACCATGCACCGGCGTCGAGCGCGGCCAGTTGCTGCCACGTGTGTTCCGCAGCGGCGCCATGGCCGTTGGTGGTGCGCTCGAGGGTGTCGTCGTGCAGCAGAAAGAGTTGGTTGTCGGCGGAAAGCTTGGCGTCGAACTCGACCATGCGGTAGCCATAGCGCACGCAGGCGTCGAAACCGGCGAGCGTGTTCTCCGGCGCCAGCGTGCCGCCGCAGCGATGCGCGGCGAGTCGCGGATAAGGCCAGTCTGCGGATAAAGCGCGATTAATCCCGTTTCCCACGTCTCGCTACCTTTCAGATAGAGCGGTTGACCATGCTCTCGACACGTTCCCAGCCGTCACTGCCGCCTTGACCTTCATGATCCACGCAGTTCTCTAGTTGTCCGTTCACGCGCGAGCCTGGCGCGTAGTATCGCGCTAAGGCAGGCGCTGCGATAGTCGGACGTACGCTCCAGGCATTCACCGCGCCGGACCCCGCTGCGTCTTTGTCAGGATGACGAAGCGTGCCGCCACCGTGTAACTCGACACCGGGCGTGCTTCGTTCAGGCGGCCAATCCCAAGATCCATTATGGCGGCGACACTTGCCAATCAGATTGCCAAAAAACGCCGCAAAATGCTCGAAATCGGACATTTCAATTCCTTTTCGAACATTTGATGTTCGAAACGGGCTTGGCGCTTCGATCTGCGAAGGCTAAAGTTAAATACACAAACTTGCAAGCTGCCAAAAAAATACAACACAATTCGACTAAAGTAGTACGCTTGACATCGTCCGGACACACATTCGTGAGCACGATGTCGCAGTTAACAACAAGCTAAATAAACGCGCGTACGCAGCCAAGGAAACATGCATGTGGCAGGAAGACCGTCATCAGAGAATTCGCGCGTTGCTGTCCACGCTTCAACGTGTGTCCACGGAACGGATCATGGCGGACCTCGGGGTGTCGCGCGAAACAGTACGGCGCGATCTGCTCGACCTCGAAGCGCTAGGTGAATTACGGCGCGTGCACGGCGGCGCGATCAAACCAGCCGACGAAGCGCCGATCGCCGAGCGCGCGCACATGCGCGTCAAGTCTAAAACCGCGATCGCAAAGGCGGCCACAGGCTTGATCGCGAGCGGCCAGACACTGTTCATCGACGCGGGCACCACCACCGCCGCGCTGGCCGAAGAACTGGCGAAACTCGCGAACCTCACCATCGTCACCAACTCGATCGATGTCGCGCTGAAGATGCGCGGCGGGGTCGATCAAACCGAAGCCGCCAACGAGGTCATCCTGCTCGGCGGCTCGATCAGCGACCGCGCCATGGCGACCACCGGCGCCACCACCGTGCTCGATATCCAGCGCTATCGCGCGGACCTCGCGCTGCTATCGCCCGTCGGCATCGATCACCGGCACGGTGCGACCAATTACGACCACGCTGAAACCGAAGTGGCGCGCGCCATGGTCGCCAATGCGGACCGCGTGGCGATCCTCGCCGATTACAGCAAGATCGGCCAACGCAGCCGCATCTCCTACTGCCCGGTCGATCGGATCGACGTGCTCGTCACCAACAAAAAGGCGGCCGAAGCCGCCGATTTTGCATCGCTGAAAAAGAAGCTCGAAGAGATCGTTCTTGCCTGACGCACCAGACACAAGGCCCGAGGCTCCATGCCGGAGCCTTGAGGTCTGATGTCTATTCCTTCACATGCATCGTATCGAGCGAGCGCTTGCGCAAGCGAGTGTCGTGCAACGCGCCGGCTGCATCGAGCACCGGATAGGCGGTCGAACAGAACAGCGAATTGAGGCGCTTCATGTCGCTGATCAGATCGAGATGCAGTGCGCTGGTCTCGATGCTTCGCAAGGTCTGACCGGTAAGCCGGTCCAGATGCCGGTATGAATAGGCCCGCTCCAGATCGCGAAAGCGTTCCTTCTCCGCAAGCAGGCGCTCTGCGCATCGCAGATCGTTGTTCAGAAACACCGACAGCCCAAGCTGCAGATTGCTGACGAGGCGTGCCTGCAAGTCGTCCAGCTCACCCAGCCCCTCTTCCGAAAACGACAGCCGGTGGGCGATCTTCTTTTCCTCGATGTCGCCCACGATCCGCTCGATGATGTCGCCCGCGTGTTCGAGATTGATCGTCAGTGAAATGATGTCGGTCCAGCGGCGGCTATCCGCTTCGTCGAGCTGTTCGCGCGAGATCAGCGTCAGATAGGTTTTGACCGCGGCGTAAAGTTCGTCGACATCGTCATCCATGCGGACGGTTTCCCGCGCCTTGTCCAGATTGTTGTGATGAATCAGGTCTGAAACATTGTCGAGCATGGTGCGCACAATGTCGCCGATGCGCAGCACCTCGCGTGCGGCATGCGCAAGCGCGAGCGTAGGCGTGGACAGCGCGGCGGCATCCAGGTGAAGCGGCCGAAGCTCACCATTCGGCAGCGGCCGGTTCGGCAGAAGGCGCACACAGATGCGCGACACCGGATCGATCAGCGACAGGCACGCGCAGCAGCGCAGCGTGTTGTAGATCAGGTGAAATCCGACTGTCGCTTCACGCGGATTCGCGATCAACACCGGCAGCCCGCGCGCGAGCAGCGAAGTGAACGGCAAAATCAGCAACGCGCCGGCCAGCTTGAACGCAAAGCTGCCCAACGCGAGACGCCGCGCGGCCGCGTTCTGCGCGACGGTGCCGAGAAGCGCGAGCAAGCCGCTGCCAAGATTCGCGCCGATCACGAGGCACAGCGCGACCTTCAGCGAAATCACACCGGATGAGGCGAGCGTCGCGGTCAGCAGCACGGCGGCAAGGCTCGAATAGGACAGCATGGCGAACGCGGCGCCGACCAGTGCGTCGAGCATCGTATCGCCGGTCAGCGCACCGAACATTACGCGCACGCCGGCGCCTTGCATCATGGGTTGGGCGGCTTCGACGATCAAACGCAGCGCCAGCAGGATCAAGCCGAGACCGATCAACGTGCGCCCGGCCTGGCCGAGACGGGTTTGCTTGCGCGACAGGAAGAGCGGCACGCCGAGCAGAATCAGGATCGGCGACAACCAGGATAGATCGAGAGTGAGAACCCGCGCCATCAATGCGGTGCCGACGTCGGCGCCGAGCATGATCGCGAGGCCGCTGGTGATTGGCAAGAGGCCCTG contains:
- a CDS encoding TlpA disulfide reductase family protein — its product is MSSTPTTASRRANPLRYLIIAAVALAIAVAGYFAFAGQQRVPDATFTLLSGQKVSTADLKGKVYLVNFWATSCDTCMKEMPQMVQTYNRFKDQGLEFVAVAMNYDAPMYVANYTQTRQLPFKVAMDDGSAAKQFGNVQLTPTTFLIDKDGRILKRYVGEPQFAELDQLLEKALKPA
- a CDS encoding sigma-54 dependent transcriptional regulator; amino-acid sequence: MLNHGLQVLYIEDDELVRRASVQSLQLAGFDVIGHASAESAAKMIGADFSGVIVSDIRLPGASGLELLAQCHERAPDVPVILVTGHGDISMAVQAMRDGAYDFIEKPFASERLIETVRRALERRKLVLENLALRRELAEQNSVAPRIIGRSPAIEQVRRLIANIAPTDASVLINGDTGAGKELIARSLHELSPRRDKPFIAVNCGALPEPMFESEMFGYEPGAFTGAAKRRIGKLEHASGGTLFLDEIESMPLALQVKLLRVLQDGVLERLGSNQPIRVNCRVVAAAKGDMAEHVADGSFRRDLLYRLNVVTIALPPLGERREDIVPLFEHFLLDAAVRYQRPAPILTDRQRAGLMQRDWPGNVRELRNAADRFVLGVADDPVMSFGDDGAATQPLKERVEQFERAVIAEALEQAGGAVAVAADKLQLGKATLYEKIKRYGLAAKGEAER
- a CDS encoding ATP-binding protein, translating into MKPVSARQTPASSADEADAGDASPYATINDPYRSDIANVTRRLLILFALVAGLVAACGLTYSIAWQSGIDHLRRNASVRVDRTTSALKSTLERYESLPYLLAEHPIVQDVLVNPSAANVARANLYLEDLNRHARATVTYIIPLDGFCVAASNWRGPGSFIGAGYQFRPYFLDAVKGGVGRFFGIGTISQAPGYYISQPVRRDGKIVGAAVVKLDLEWFQGADASEPLVVTDDHGVIFLSSMPAWKYHTIRPLSGPVADSIYQARQYAQQPIAPLPVTIERTLEGNAQIVRIGGGRYAPRYLASRRGMGEPDWHLITMSPVDPVDADARKATIVTGFGYVSLVLLAFYWRMRRARVREVMRSRALLQKAYAELNRRVAERTADLSEANEQLQKEVAERTRAEQELRAAHDELIQASKLAALGQMAAGITHELNQPLAALRGFSDNTRVLLERGDQASARENLEAIAALTERMGKITNQLKLFVGRARPRSARAPIMRALRNVVALLQKRLAGVEVEFALLDAQSGTRTPLSLADDHPELIAHCDDLRLEQVLINLLGNALDATADISAPRISIEIEVADANLSFAVSDNGPGIAEDVLPRLFEPFFTTKEMGQGLGLGLAISSSIARDCGGSLVARNAPHGGALFVLTLRRARVQTSHTPDPLTTGS
- a CDS encoding dicarboxylate/amino acid:cation symporter, which codes for MKKPIHKVLYVQVIVAILIGIALGHFYPNLAVDMKPLGDGFIKLIKMVIGPIIFCTVVTGIAGMEDMKKVGRVGGKALLYFEIVSTFALVLGLIATHVLKPGVGFNIDPATLDGKAVASYAAKAHGQTTVDFLMHLIPDTLVSAFAQGEILQILLIALLFGAVLATAGEKGKVVTSFIDGLSHVLFGIVRIITKLAPIGAFGAMAFTIGKYGIGSLLPMLKLIGTFYLTSIVFVVVVLGIIARAVGFNILRFVAYIKEEMLIVLGTSSSEAALPQLMLKLEKLGCSRSVVGLVVPTGYSFNLDGTNIYMTMAVLFIAQATNTDLTWTQQLTLLAVTMLTSKGASGVTGAGFITLAATLAVVPTIPLSGMVLILGIDRFMSECRALTNIVGNGVATVVVSAWEKELDRNKLNAALRGDVAIKEPAGV